In a single window of the Oecophyllibacter saccharovorans genome:
- the tldD gene encoding metalloprotease TldD: MLEVAGQYFFGPQAQWAPEEAWRLTDRALTGMEDGELFLEYREDESLGMEDGVLRQAGFTRSSGFGLRGVSGAETFFAQSDALSRDALERAAQALGQPEARLSSAGKTEPLRQTGPAAREARLYTPLHPLAESRFSDRAALLGEIDAFTRALDPRVVQVNTSLNVQWQVIEILRPDFLASAGADNVRRPLVDIRPLVRLDITVMVEKDGRRESGHAGAGGRYALARLSQPEAWQSMAREALRQAQVKLAAVPAPAGEMPVVLGAGWPGILLHEAVGHGLEGDFNRKGTSVFSGMIGQRVAAPGVTVVDDGTLPERRGSLHMDDEGTPSGRTVLIEDGILKSYLQDRLNARLTGAALTGNGRRQSYAHAPLPRMTNTVMMGGQASEEEMIRSTERGIYAVNFGGGQVDITSGKFVFATSEAYLIEGGKITRPVRGATLIGSGRDVMNGIEMIGPEMALDPGIGTCGKAGQGVPVGVGQPMLKVAGLTVGGSAT; this comes from the coding sequence ATGTTGGAGGTTGCAGGGCAGTACTTCTTCGGCCCCCAGGCACAATGGGCGCCTGAGGAGGCCTGGCGCCTGACGGACCGTGCTCTGACCGGCATGGAGGATGGCGAGCTCTTTCTGGAATACAGGGAAGATGAATCCCTGGGTATGGAAGACGGGGTGTTGCGCCAGGCAGGCTTTACGCGTTCCTCAGGCTTCGGCCTGCGGGGCGTGTCAGGCGCGGAAACGTTCTTTGCCCAGTCCGATGCCCTGAGCCGCGACGCGCTGGAACGCGCCGCACAGGCGCTCGGCCAGCCGGAGGCCCGTCTCTCAAGCGCGGGGAAGACCGAGCCATTGCGCCAGACCGGTCCTGCCGCCCGCGAAGCCAGGCTTTACACCCCGCTGCATCCTCTGGCTGAAAGCCGGTTCAGTGACCGGGCAGCCCTGTTGGGGGAAATTGATGCCTTCACCCGCGCGCTTGACCCGCGTGTCGTGCAGGTCAATACCTCGCTGAACGTGCAATGGCAGGTCATCGAGATTCTGCGCCCTGATTTCCTGGCTTCAGCAGGGGCTGACAACGTAAGGCGCCCGTTGGTGGATATCCGCCCGCTGGTACGTCTGGACATCACGGTCATGGTGGAAAAGGATGGCAGACGTGAAAGCGGCCATGCGGGGGCTGGAGGGCGTTACGCCCTTGCGCGCCTCAGCCAGCCGGAGGCTTGGCAGTCCATGGCGCGTGAGGCGCTGCGCCAGGCGCAGGTCAAGCTGGCGGCCGTGCCGGCGCCTGCGGGAGAGATGCCGGTCGTCCTGGGGGCAGGCTGGCCCGGCATCCTGTTGCATGAAGCTGTCGGGCACGGGTTGGAAGGGGATTTCAACCGCAAGGGCACGTCTGTCTTTTCAGGCATGATCGGCCAGCGCGTGGCAGCCCCTGGCGTGACAGTCGTCGATGACGGCACCTTGCCTGAGCGGCGTGGCTCCCTGCACATGGATGATGAGGGAACGCCGAGCGGGCGCACCGTGCTGATTGAAGACGGAATTCTGAAATCCTATCTGCAGGACCGCCTGAACGCGCGCCTGACCGGAGCCGCTCTGACCGGTAACGGGCGCCGCCAGTCTTATGCCCACGCGCCGCTGCCGCGCATGACCAATACGGTGATGATGGGGGGACAGGCCTCGGAAGAGGAGATGATCCGTTCCACCGAGCGGGGGATCTACGCCGTCAATTTCGGCGGCGGTCAGGTGGACATCACTTCGGGAAAATTCGTTTTTGCCACGTCAGAGGCCTATCTGATCGAAGGCGGGAAAATCACGCGCCCCGTGCGGGGCGCCACGCTGATCGGCAGCGGACGTGATGTCATGAACGGTATCGAGATGATCGGTCCCGAGATGGCGCTTGATCCCGGCATCGGCACCTGTGGCAAGGCCGGTCAGGGAGTGCCTGTCGGCGTGGGCCAGCCGATGCTCAAGGTAGCCGGCCTGACGGTCGGTGGCAGTGCCACCTGA
- a CDS encoding YggT family protein, which yields MSFFSLYVSLVGILITLLEAYGWVVIVYCLISMVIGFDLGGLRNNRFLVTLYEILGRFIEPLLAPIRNLLPDTGMLDLSPIILLLLVQVFIPYLLRTSVRWLYMS from the coding sequence TTGAGCTTCTTCAGTCTTTATGTGTCTTTAGTGGGCATTCTCATCACTCTCCTGGAAGCTTACGGCTGGGTCGTTATCGTCTACTGTCTCATCTCGATGGTTATCGGGTTTGATCTCGGCGGCCTGCGCAACAACCGTTTTCTGGTTACCCTTTATGAAATCCTGGGGCGCTTCATTGAGCCCCTTCTGGCGCCCATCCGCAATCTTCTGCCTGATACAGGCATGCTTGATCTGTCACCAATCATCCTGTTGCTGCTGGTACAGGTATTCATCCCCTATCTTCTGCGCACCAGCGTCCGCTGGCTCTATATGAGCTGA
- a CDS encoding SDR family oxidoreductase encodes MKMTGNTILITGGGSGIGAALAQRFAALGNKVIIAGRREAALQKTCAGHPNMHFMVLDASNPQAIDKFAHELVQAYPKLNVLINNAGIMRFEDLSKKRDLHDAEETVETNLLGPIRLTNALVEHLEHQPDAVIINVTSGLAFVPLVSTPTYNATKAAIHSYTDSLREALKGKVEVLELAPPAVQTGLTPGQEKLEGYMPLKDFIDEVMTLLAKTPTSREILVKNVEPLRFAERNGQYDETLAHLNDFVARQRGNK; translated from the coding sequence ATGAAAATGACGGGCAACACGATTCTGATTACCGGGGGTGGCTCAGGAATCGGTGCAGCGCTGGCACAGCGTTTTGCCGCTCTGGGCAATAAGGTGATCATTGCCGGGCGACGTGAAGCAGCGCTGCAGAAAACCTGTGCCGGCCATCCCAACATGCATTTCATGGTGCTGGATGCGTCCAACCCGCAAGCCATTGACAAATTCGCCCATGAGCTGGTGCAGGCTTATCCCAAGCTCAACGTGCTCATCAACAATGCCGGGATCATGCGTTTTGAGGATCTCAGCAAAAAACGTGATCTTCATGATGCGGAGGAAACGGTCGAGACCAATCTTCTGGGCCCGATCCGCCTGACAAATGCGCTGGTCGAACATCTGGAACACCAACCGGACGCCGTGATCATCAATGTCACGAGCGGACTGGCTTTTGTCCCGCTGGTGAGCACGCCGACCTACAACGCCACCAAAGCCGCCATTCATTCCTATACTGATTCCCTGCGGGAAGCGCTGAAGGGCAAGGTCGAGGTCCTCGAACTCGCACCCCCCGCCGTCCAGACCGGGTTGACGCCGGGCCAGGAGAAGCTGGAGGGATATATGCCCCTGAAAGACTTCATTGATGAAGTCATGACCCTGCTGGCCAAGACTCCGACCTCGCGGGAAATTCTGGTCAAGAATGTCGAGCCGCTCCGTTTTGCGGAACGCAATGGCCAGTATGATGAAACCTTGGCTCATCTGAATGATTTTGTCGCCCGGCAGCGGGGCAACAAATAA
- a CDS encoding tannase/feruloyl esterase family alpha/beta hydrolase, which produces MRLFSLLALSRAFFCLLLVSALYGTNAQAQTPPLQPAPQIAALPALKPVIACEALKGRKLEGFNWPFTVQSAQKIVDARGNPFCKVTATLAPSSGVQVVLPLKHWTQRLLQLGCDGFCGSINLSVPNATGCMPATNGELALAATDMGHRAGLLDTSWARDPQKRLDFAYRAQHLTALFSRALVNAFYGVAPHYAYFIGCSEGGREALMEAQRYPKDFNGIVVGAPASFLTFQNSFFHGWNAMMNRRPDGTAILLRAKLPLLHRIVMSHCLSGSNLANDVLENPYSCQFSKYWATPCPARATDTANCLTREEIKAADALYDGAHEDSQQFVLGGMIAGSELHWPLPLSPHGRSWSYAIALNSLQDLLLPGTGRSISTLEEFPFNRADFDLVARSAPLYNATNTNLHQFVANGGKLLMWHGLADASISPGISIAYYHGVEKEFGARRVPSFLRLFLFPGVGHCGTGGSYNQANLLTPIMEWTEKGIAPEMISAGNTGVLQPAFWGFQHENSAPQGPEVLKFLPVLAARPVYPYPYLTVYKGQSDPRDGRSFYPVYSDSLQSVRFDRPAIDYIGPDNQKNYTVSGDQLVPMPN; this is translated from the coding sequence ATGCGTCTTTTTTCCCTTCTGGCCCTGAGCCGGGCTTTTTTCTGTCTCCTGCTGGTTTCGGCTCTGTACGGCACAAATGCCCAGGCCCAGACCCCACCGCTCCAGCCAGCCCCCCAGATCGCTGCCCTTCCAGCCCTGAAACCCGTCATCGCCTGCGAAGCGCTGAAAGGACGGAAACTTGAAGGCTTCAATTGGCCTTTCACGGTGCAGTCCGCTCAGAAAATCGTGGATGCCAGAGGCAATCCGTTCTGTAAGGTCACCGCAACCCTGGCGCCTTCCAGCGGCGTGCAGGTGGTCCTCCCTCTCAAGCACTGGACTCAGCGCCTGCTGCAGCTCGGTTGTGACGGGTTCTGCGGCAGCATCAATCTCAGCGTGCCCAATGCCACAGGCTGCATGCCCGCCACCAATGGGGAGCTGGCCCTGGCAGCGACTGACATGGGCCACCGCGCCGGTCTTCTGGATACGAGCTGGGCACGTGATCCGCAGAAACGGCTGGATTTCGCTTACCGGGCCCAGCACCTGACCGCCCTGTTCAGCCGGGCGCTGGTAAACGCGTTTTACGGTGTGGCCCCGCATTACGCCTATTTCATCGGCTGTTCGGAAGGTGGACGCGAGGCCCTGATGGAAGCCCAGCGCTATCCCAAGGACTTCAATGGCATCGTCGTCGGCGCACCTGCTTCTTTCCTGACATTCCAGAACTCTTTCTTTCACGGTTGGAACGCGATGATGAACCGTCGTCCCGACGGCACAGCCATCCTGTTGCGCGCCAAGCTTCCCCTGCTGCACCGCATCGTGATGAGCCACTGCCTGAGCGGCTCCAACCTGGCAAATGACGTTCTGGAAAACCCCTATAGCTGCCAGTTCTCCAAATACTGGGCCACGCCCTGCCCTGCCCGTGCGACTGACACCGCAAACTGCCTCACACGCGAGGAGATCAAAGCGGCAGATGCCCTTTATGACGGGGCCCATGAAGACAGTCAGCAATTCGTTCTCGGCGGCATGATTGCAGGCTCTGAACTTCACTGGCCTCTGCCGCTCTCACCGCATGGTCGGTCCTGGTCCTACGCCATCGCCCTCAACAGCCTGCAGGACCTGTTGCTCCCGGGAACGGGACGCAGCATTTCAACCCTGGAGGAATTCCCCTTCAACCGCGCTGATTTCGACCTCGTCGCCCGATCAGCGCCTCTGTACAATGCAACCAATACGAACCTGCACCAGTTCGTGGCTAATGGCGGCAAATTGCTGATGTGGCACGGCCTGGCCGATGCTTCCATCAGTCCCGGCATTTCGATCGCTTATTATCACGGTGTCGAGAAGGAATTCGGCGCCCGTCGCGTGCCTTCCTTCCTGCGTCTCTTTCTCTTTCCAGGTGTCGGTCATTGCGGCACAGGCGGCAGCTACAATCAGGCCAACCTGCTGACCCCCATCATGGAATGGACTGAAAAAGGCATTGCGCCGGAAATGATTTCGGCGGGCAATACCGGCGTCCTGCAACCGGCTTTCTGGGGATTTCAGCATGAAAATTCCGCACCCCAAGGCCCGGAAGTGCTGAAATTCCTTCCTGTTCTGGCAGCGCGGCCGGTTTACCCATACCCCTATCTGACCGTTTATAAGGGGCAGAGCGATCCGCGTGACGGCCGATCCTTCTACCCGGTCTATTCCGACAGCCTGCAATCAGTGCGCTTCGACAGGCCGGCAATAGATTATATCGGGCCGGACAACCAGAAAAACTATACGGTCTCCGGTGATCAACTGGTGCCCATGCCCAACTGA
- a CDS encoding ArnT family glycosyltransferase: protein MPLSFPRRLPGRAYLLLGLLTFLLALAGRMTLPPLDRDEPRYMEATEQMVLSGNYLDIRFQEQPRYLQPAGIYWLEALPVLAAKAAFGPQALKWSWVYRLPSLLAASLAIPLTAWIGCAAFSAECGLLAAFFLLASTLFAAECRMATIDTTLLFVILCLEALLLSAWQALNRQSPVPLRTALLYWGALGCGLMLKGPIVLLPALGTPLLLGLTDRRFTLWRALRPGWGWLVSLAVVAPWCLCMALTSHGAFFRIALGHNLLGKIAHAQETHGFPPGYYLLLFVLSFWPGAWFTARALPQIWAHRHTPAVRFLLCWILPVWITFECLATKLPHYVLPAFPALAILTAASLTVWPPVRLPRWGKALLSVYGLLWMLTGLLLCSAGLLLLAHLHPPGPRLPTPPDFPAAVVLAFIGALLPLLASGLLILKGHLRQAACCAIGCAFIAQTGIFLAVIPRLAPLHLSQRAADLFAANRPCADSVLLSATDHEPSLVFLTGPATRLLTPKAAAQALKTGFRCDLALVDRKDEARFRQSLNALGGEMLERGRVSGLNYSNGHWLDLGLFSARFPAGFAPGFKPGKAD, encoded by the coding sequence ATGCCCCTTTCTTTTCCCCGTCGCCTTCCGGGCAGAGCCTATCTTCTGCTCGGCCTCCTGACTTTCCTGCTCGCTCTTGCAGGACGGATGACGCTTCCCCCTCTCGACCGGGACGAGCCGCGTTATATGGAAGCGACTGAACAGATGGTTCTGAGCGGCAATTACCTGGACATCCGCTTTCAGGAGCAGCCCCGCTATCTCCAACCGGCTGGCATCTACTGGCTGGAAGCCCTGCCAGTCCTGGCAGCAAAGGCGGCTTTCGGTCCACAGGCCCTGAAATGGAGCTGGGTCTACCGGCTTCCGAGCCTTCTTGCCGCCAGTCTTGCCATCCCCCTCACCGCCTGGATCGGCTGTGCAGCCTTCAGCGCTGAATGCGGCCTTCTCGCAGCCTTTTTCCTGTTGGCCTCCACGCTGTTTGCAGCCGAGTGCCGCATGGCCACCATCGACACGACGCTGCTGTTTGTCATTCTCTGTCTCGAAGCCCTGCTGCTTTCCGCCTGGCAGGCCCTCAACCGCCAGTCCCCCGTTCCCCTCAGAACAGCCCTTCTCTATTGGGGGGCACTGGGTTGCGGGCTGATGCTCAAAGGCCCCATCGTGCTTCTGCCCGCCCTGGGAACACCGTTGCTGCTCGGGCTGACTGATCGGCGTTTCACCCTCTGGCGCGCTTTGCGGCCCGGATGGGGCTGGCTCGTGAGCCTGGCGGTCGTGGCACCCTGGTGCCTGTGCATGGCCCTGACCAGCCATGGTGCCTTTTTCCGTATCGCTCTCGGCCACAATCTTCTGGGAAAAATTGCCCACGCCCAGGAAACCCATGGATTTCCACCTGGCTATTACCTGCTCCTGTTCGTATTGAGCTTCTGGCCCGGGGCCTGGTTCACGGCCCGTGCGCTGCCGCAGATCTGGGCGCACCGGCACACGCCTGCCGTCCGTTTTCTGCTCTGCTGGATCCTGCCGGTCTGGATCACCTTTGAATGCCTGGCAACCAAACTGCCCCATTATGTCCTGCCGGCCTTTCCAGCCCTCGCCATTCTGACAGCCGCTTCCCTGACCGTCTGGCCGCCTGTGCGCCTGCCTCGCTGGGGAAAAGCGCTGTTGTCGGTCTACGGCCTGTTATGGATGCTGACCGGCCTGCTTCTCTGCAGTGCAGGCCTGCTGTTGCTGGCCCATCTTCATCCCCCGGGCCCACGGCTTCCCACCCCACCGGATTTTCCTGCTGCTGTTGTGCTGGCCTTTATAGGAGCGCTGCTGCCCCTGCTGGCGAGCGGGCTGCTTATTCTCAAGGGTCACCTGCGCCAGGCCGCCTGCTGCGCCATCGGCTGCGCCTTCATTGCCCAGACGGGAATTTTCCTGGCAGTCATTCCCCGTCTCGCCCCCCTCCATCTTTCCCAGCGCGCAGCGGATCTTTTTGCAGCCAACCGGCCCTGCGCTGACAGTGTGCTCCTCAGCGCGACCGATCATGAACCAAGCCTCGTTTTCCTCACCGGCCCTGCGACCCGGTTGCTCACTCCCAAGGCGGCAGCCCAGGCCCTGAAGACAGGCTTCCGCTGCGATCTCGCCCTGGTCGACCGGAAGGATGAGGCGCGCTTCCGCCAGTCCCTGAATGCGCTGGGCGGAGAAATGCTGGAAAGAGGACGGGTTTCAGGGCTGAACTATTCCAACGGCCACTGGCTTGATCTCGGCCTGTTCTCCGCCCGTTTTCCGGCAGGCTTTGCACCCGGTTTCAAACCAGGGAAAGCGGACTGA
- a CDS encoding glycosyltransferase family 2 protein, protein MSSAPLPELAVVITVLNEERNILPVCRELAQILPSLPPVEVIIVDDGSTDATMARLLEARQAFLPRLRLFAHPRRLGKSAALRTAITHARAPWIATMDGDGQDDPATFTAMLHHARDRARKGERPLIVGVRRKRRDSFSRRLATRLANGLRRRLLKDGCPDTGAPLKLFPRQLFLALPQFEGLHRFLPALMTSYGARLHCLETRHRPRLHGQSKYTNLNRALVGIADLLGVLWLQRRTRLPNGLPEDVREI, encoded by the coding sequence GTGTCTTCTGCGCCGCTGCCCGAGCTGGCTGTCGTGATCACGGTTCTCAATGAAGAGCGGAACATTCTGCCTGTCTGCCGGGAACTGGCACAGATATTGCCATCACTGCCGCCTGTGGAAGTCATTATTGTTGATGACGGCAGCACGGATGCAACGATGGCGCGGCTTCTTGAAGCGCGCCAGGCCTTTCTCCCCCGGCTGCGGCTCTTCGCCCATCCCCGCAGGCTCGGCAAATCCGCTGCCTTGCGAACAGCCATCACCCATGCACGTGCGCCCTGGATCGCCACCATGGACGGGGACGGCCAGGACGATCCCGCCACCTTCACCGCCATGCTGCATCACGCCCGCGACCGCGCCCGAAAGGGCGAGCGCCCGCTCATCGTGGGGGTGCGGCGCAAACGGCGTGACAGTTTTTCCCGGCGGCTTGCAACGCGGCTGGCCAACGGGTTGCGCCGCCGCCTGCTGAAGGATGGTTGCCCTGACACAGGGGCACCGCTCAAGCTGTTTCCGCGCCAGCTTTTTCTGGCCTTGCCGCAGTTCGAAGGCCTGCACCGCTTCCTGCCGGCCCTGATGACGTCTTACGGCGCACGCCTGCACTGCCTGGAAACACGGCACCGGCCGCGTCTGCATGGGCAGTCCAAATACACCAATCTCAACCGCGCGCTGGTGGGCATCGCCGATCTTCTGGGCGTACTGTGGCTGCAGCGCCGGACCCGCCTGCCGAACGGACTGCCTGAAGACGTCAGGGAAATCTGA
- a CDS encoding F0F1 ATP synthase subunit B family protein, whose translation MTLFQEPRFWVTLSFVLFFVIFGPKIWRVLVKALDARADGIRANLDEATRLRREAEQMLEDATREREQAKIDAQKTIAASEAEAEALKENAAREAEEMTRLHEKLAQERIEAAEQAALREIREQAMDVALQASREVVTRKLADDEQLADLLIEQSLKALPRALREEAA comes from the coding sequence ATGACACTCTTTCAAGAACCGCGCTTCTGGGTCACGCTATCTTTCGTGCTCTTTTTTGTGATCTTCGGACCGAAGATCTGGCGCGTGCTCGTCAAGGCGCTCGATGCGCGCGCTGACGGCATCCGAGCTAATCTCGATGAAGCCACCCGCCTGCGCCGTGAAGCTGAACAGATGCTCGAGGATGCCACCCGGGAGCGTGAACAGGCCAAGATCGACGCCCAGAAGACCATTGCCGCTTCCGAAGCTGAAGCCGAGGCCCTGAAGGAAAACGCCGCACGCGAAGCCGAAGAGATGACCAGGCTGCATGAAAAGCTTGCCCAGGAGCGCATTGAGGCGGCGGAACAGGCAGCCCTGCGTGAAATCCGTGAACAGGCCATGGATGTGGCCCTTCAGGCCTCGCGTGAAGTCGTGACCCGCAAACTCGCTGATGACGAGCAGCTGGCCGATCTGCTGATCGAGCAGAGCCTGAAGGCCTTGCCGCGCGCCCTGCGCGAAGAAGCAGCCTGA
- a CDS encoding F0F1 ATP synthase subunit B family protein, with amino-acid sequence MRRLTPRTVLSVAAAVALPGQAMAEGMPQLQFSNPLVLGQVVWGAVIFIIFYLILSRSALPRMEDLLRNRRERIQNDLNLAHNAKDAAAAAHEDLVKAREEAAAHARAHVQAIRDTAREDARQKAEATQARLAENLRQAEERIGRSHREALTHLTEIATNAASAMTDRLIGHHDHHALREAVERASR; translated from the coding sequence ATGCGCCGCCTTACGCCCCGCACTGTCCTGTCCGTCGCTGCTGCCGTGGCCTTGCCGGGGCAGGCGATGGCGGAAGGCATGCCCCAGCTCCAGTTCAGCAATCCCCTTGTTCTGGGACAGGTTGTCTGGGGTGCGGTCATTTTCATCATCTTCTATCTCATTCTGAGCCGTTCGGCCCTGCCGCGCATGGAAGACCTCCTGCGCAACCGGCGTGAGCGTATCCAGAATGACCTCAACCTGGCCCATAATGCGAAAGATGCCGCCGCCGCGGCCCATGAGGATCTGGTCAAGGCACGCGAAGAGGCTGCGGCTCACGCGCGTGCCCATGTGCAGGCCATTCGGGACACCGCCCGAGAGGACGCACGCCAGAAAGCAGAGGCAACGCAGGCGCGCCTGGCTGAAAACCTGCGCCAGGCGGAAGAGCGGATCGGCCGGAGCCACCGCGAAGCTCTCACACACCTGACGGAGATCGCCACCAATGCCGCGTCTGCCATGACCGATCGTCTGATCGGCCATCATGACCACCATGCGCTTCGGGAGGCGGTAGAGCGCGCCAGCCGCTGA
- a CDS encoding F0F1 ATP synthase subunit C, translating into MDLQSAREIGAGLAAIGVAGAGVGIGSVFAALVSTIGRNPASRSHVFGLGMLGFALAEATGLFALLMAFMILFG; encoded by the coding sequence ATGGATCTTCAATCTGCTCGCGAAATTGGTGCCGGTCTTGCTGCCATCGGTGTGGCAGGCGCAGGCGTGGGTATCGGCAGCGTCTTCGCCGCCCTTGTCAGCACCATCGGCCGCAACCCCGCTTCACGCTCCCATGTTTTCGGGCTGGGCATGCTTGGCTTCGCCCTGGCGGAAGCCACGGGCCTGTTCGCCCTGCTGATGGCCTTCATGATCCTGTTCGGCTGA
- a CDS encoding F0F1 ATP synthase subunit A → MESVAKIDALGQFELHPVLGAVGEKLHLSQSPVYMVIACGLVLAFLYLGMRTKAVVPGRLQSAAEIAYEFVRELAISTIGEKGTAFFPFIFALFFFILAGNYLGLLPYSFTFTSHIVVTLALAMVVFIMAIFVAIYNQGFGFFKHFMPAGAPVALAPLLVPVEILSYLSRPISLSIRLFANMVAGHVLLEVFASFTIMLAGLGTIGYVLGAAPVVINIALMGLELVVGGLQAYVFAILTCMYLQEACETTH, encoded by the coding sequence GTGGAAAGCGTGGCAAAGATTGACGCGCTCGGACAGTTTGAGCTGCATCCGGTCCTGGGAGCGGTGGGGGAGAAACTGCATCTCTCGCAATCGCCGGTCTACATGGTGATCGCGTGCGGGCTGGTTCTGGCCTTTCTGTATCTGGGCATGCGGACCAAAGCCGTCGTGCCGGGGAGGCTGCAATCCGCAGCGGAGATAGCCTACGAATTCGTGAGGGAACTTGCGATCAGTACGATCGGCGAAAAGGGAACGGCTTTCTTTCCGTTCATCTTCGCCCTCTTCTTCTTCATTCTGGCCGGTAACTATCTTGGCCTTCTGCCTTACTCCTTCACCTTCACCAGCCACATCGTCGTGACGTTGGCGCTGGCGATGGTCGTTTTCATCATGGCCATTTTCGTGGCGATCTATAACCAGGGATTTGGCTTCTTTAAGCATTTCATGCCCGCAGGTGCGCCTGTCGCGCTCGCCCCCCTGCTCGTACCGGTCGAGATCCTCTCCTATCTCTCGCGGCCCATCAGCCTTTCCATCCGTTTGTTTGCAAACATGGTGGCAGGCCACGTGCTGCTCGAGGTATTCGCGAGCTTCACGATCATGCTGGCTGGCCTGGGGACCATCGGGTATGTTCTAGGCGCGGCTCCGGTGGTGATCAACATCGCCCTGATGGGTCTCGAACTCGTGGTGGGGGGCCTGCAGGCCTATGTCTTTGCAATCCTCACTTGCATGTATCTGCAAGAGGCTTGTGAGACGACTCACTGA
- a CDS encoding AtpZ/AtpI family protein, producing MTQPESSETRAFDARLTEAQKRLLPGDAKALEKAAANKTPTAFGMAMRVASDMIAGVILGAAIGVWLDRETGHKPLFTLLFALLGFGAGMRNVWRVVNTPVSETDSAADAEKNGSGKRGKD from the coding sequence ATGACTCAGCCTGAAAGCAGCGAAACCCGTGCCTTTGACGCACGTCTGACCGAGGCACAGAAACGGCTGCTTCCCGGTGATGCAAAGGCGCTGGAGAAAGCGGCGGCGAACAAGACTCCCACCGCTTTCGGCATGGCAATGCGGGTGGCAAGCGACATGATTGCAGGCGTCATTCTGGGGGCTGCAATCGGGGTATGGCTGGACCGTGAGACAGGGCACAAGCCCCTTTTCACGCTCCTGTTCGCCCTGCTGGGCTTTGGTGCCGGCATGAGAAATGTCTGGCGGGTTGTCAACACGCCGGTATCAGAGACTGACTCTGCTGCCGACGCTGAGAAGAACGGGAGTGGAAAGCGTGGCAAAGATTGA